In Pseudohongiella acticola, the sequence GCCTGCTTTTGATGACTTTGGTCCCATCAGCAGCCAGAAAATGAAACCGAGTACGGGCAGGAACAGCAGAAAAAGGATCCATAACAATTTAGCCATGCCTCCCGCTGAACTTTGCGCTACCTGAAGTACCGCCCAGATAACGATCAATAACCAGATCAGA encodes:
- a CDS encoding PLDc N-terminal domain-containing protein, with amino-acid sequence MEAMGIEITGILGLIWLLIVIWAVLQVAQSSAGGMAKLLWILFLLFLPVLGFIFWLLMGPKSSKAG